In Trueperella pecoris, the DNA window GCAGCACGATTGTGGTGATCCTGCGCTAGCGTCGCGTGAGCTGAAGGGAGCGACCCCATAAGTTGATATGGGGTCGCTCAACTTTTAGCTGGGCGTGAAACCGGCCCGACGGCGTCGTAGAAAGATTTGCACTCGGTGGCCGTGAGTGCCAAAATCTCTATTGGCACTCTTGAAGTGAGAGTGATAATTCTGCAGTCGATGAGGCTGGCGCAAGGCCGGGGAAAGGACCGGTCGGGCGCTCGCCGTCCGTCGCGGGCATTGGCTGGACAACCACTAACGTGGAGGAAATTCGCATGGCAAAGATCATTCATTTCGATGAAGAAGCTCGCCGCGGTATGGAGCGTGGCCTTGACCTGCTCGCCAACACCGTGAAAGTGACGCTCGGCCCGAAGGGTCGCAATGTCGTTCTCGACAAGCAGTGGGGCGCACCGTCCATCACCAACGACGGCGTCTCCATCGCCAAGGAAATTGACCTCGAAGATCCGTTCGAGCGCATCGGCGCTGAGCTGGTCAAGGAAGTCGCTAAGAAGACTGACGACGTCGCAGGTGACGGCACCACCACGGCAACCGTCCTTGCTCAAGCCCTTGTGAAGGAAGGCCTGCGCAACGTCGTGGCGGGCGCCAACCCGATCGCCCTGCGCCGCGGCATCGACCTCGCCGTTGAGGCCGTCGTCAAGCAGCTCCTTGTTGACGCCAAGGAGATCGAGACTCCCGAGGAGATCGCCGCCACCGCAGGCATCTCCGCCGGCGATAAGGAGATCGGCGAGCTCATCGCCGAGGCTCTCGACAAGGTGGGCAAGGAAGGCGTTGTGACCGTCGAAGAGTCCAACACCTTCGGCACTGAGCTCGAGCTCACCGAGGGTATGTCCTTCGACAAGGGCTACCTCTCCCCGTACTTCGTCACCGATCCGGAGCGTCAGGAAGTCGTCCTTGAGGACGCATACGTCCTCCTGGTCGAGTCCAAGATCTCCAACGTCAAGGATCTCCTGCCGCTGCTCGAGAAGGTTATGCAGACGGGCAAGCCGCTCGCCATTATCGCCGAGGACATCGAGGGCGAGGCTCTTGCCACCCTCGTCGTCAATAAGATCCGTGGCACCTTCAAGTCCGCAGCCGTTAAGGCGCCGGGCTTCGGCGATCGCCGCAAGGAAATGCTCCAGGACATGGCTGTTCTCACCGGTGGCCAGGTCATCTCGGAGACCGTGGGCCTCAAGCTCGAGACCGCCGACATCACCATGCTCGGCCAGGCTCGCAAGGTCGTCATGACTAAGGATTCGACCACCATCGTCGAGGGCGCGGGCACCGCTGAGGACATCAAGGCACGTGTGTCCACTATCAAGACCCAGATCGAGAACTCCACCTCGGATTACGACAAGGAGAAGCTCCAGGAGCGCCTGGCTAAGCTCGCGGGCGGTGTCGCCGTCATCAAGTCGGGTGCGGCTACCGAGGTCGAGCTCAAGGAGCGCAAGCAGCGCATCGAGGACGCCGTCCTCAACGCTAAGGCTGCTGTCGAAGAGGGCATCGTCGCCGGCGGTGGCGTTGCTCTGCTCCAGGCCGCGGACACTGTCTTCAAGACCCTCGAGCTCGAGGGCGATGAGGCAACCGGCGCCGCGATCGTGAAGTACGCCGTTGCTGCTCCGCTCAAGCAGATCGCCGAGAACGCTGGCCTCGAGGGCGGTGTCGTGGCAGAGAAGGTCCGCACGCTTCCCGCGGGTCAGGGCCTAAACGCCGCCACGGGCATCTACGAGGATCTGCTCGCCGCCGGCGTTGCCGATCCGGTCAAGGTCACCCGTTCTGCTTTGCAGAATGCGGCCTCGATCGCTGGCCTGTTCCTTACCACGGAGGCCGTGGTTGCGAACAAGCCTGAGCCGGCCGCTGCTGGCCACGACGATGCCGCTGGCATGGGTGGCATGTACTAAAGCGCCAAAAGCTGATGGGCCCGCCGAGCGATGCTTGGTGGGCCCATCGTTTATGTCAGCGAGATTTAGGCGGCTGGGCGCCGGGTTGAGGAGCGGGCACGCGGGTACGCCGGTGAGGGCGGGTACGCCGGTGAGGCGCGAGGCCTGCGCGCGGTTATTCGACGAGACTACGCGGGAATTCCCCGCCGAAGTCGCGTCGCTCTGTGTCCTTGTCCTTGGCGCGCTCGATCTTTTCGCGCGTG includes these proteins:
- the groL gene encoding chaperonin GroEL (60 kDa chaperone family; promotes refolding of misfolded polypeptides especially under stressful conditions; forms two stacked rings of heptamers to form a barrel-shaped 14mer; ends can be capped by GroES; misfolded proteins enter the barrel where they are refolded when GroES binds), whose amino-acid sequence is MAKIIHFDEEARRGMERGLDLLANTVKVTLGPKGRNVVLDKQWGAPSITNDGVSIAKEIDLEDPFERIGAELVKEVAKKTDDVAGDGTTTATVLAQALVKEGLRNVVAGANPIALRRGIDLAVEAVVKQLLVDAKEIETPEEIAATAGISAGDKEIGELIAEALDKVGKEGVVTVEESNTFGTELELTEGMSFDKGYLSPYFVTDPERQEVVLEDAYVLLVESKISNVKDLLPLLEKVMQTGKPLAIIAEDIEGEALATLVVNKIRGTFKSAAVKAPGFGDRRKEMLQDMAVLTGGQVISETVGLKLETADITMLGQARKVVMTKDSTTIVEGAGTAEDIKARVSTIKTQIENSTSDYDKEKLQERLAKLAGGVAVIKSGAATEVELKERKQRIEDAVLNAKAAVEEGIVAGGGVALLQAADTVFKTLELEGDEATGAAIVKYAVAAPLKQIAENAGLEGGVVAEKVRTLPAGQGLNAATGIYEDLLAAGVADPVKVTRSALQNAASIAGLFLTTEAVVANKPEPAAAGHDDAAGMGGMY